In Treponema primitia ZAS-2, a genomic segment contains:
- the fliQ gene encoding flagellar biosynthesis protein FliQ has protein sequence MSVGEITSLLRGGIFETLLLALPLLLSALVVGLVVAIFQATTSIQEQTLTFVPKVLVILLMLGALGGWMFTSLGDYTVQLFRMIPAMAR, from the coding sequence ATGAGTGTTGGTGAAATTACGTCCCTTCTCCGGGGGGGGATCTTTGAGACCCTGCTCCTGGCTTTGCCCCTGCTTTTGTCCGCCCTGGTAGTAGGGCTGGTGGTAGCCATCTTTCAGGCCACCACCTCTATTCAGGAGCAGACTCTCACCTTTGTACCAAAGGTGCTGGTAATACTTCTGATGCTTGGCGCATTGGGGGGCTGGATGTTTACATCCCTGGGGGATTACACGGTGCAACTGTTCAGAATGATTCCGGCAATGGCGCGCTAG
- a CDS encoding flagellar biosynthetic protein FliO, giving the protein MDSPVPRDGSLPLTETAAQTLPESQIILGEAIPGEAINAPASSSLFIVLRMVLVLALAAAAIYGLVFFFKRLSRPPGQSNPYLKVLANAPLGAGSRVSVVSLGSKAWLVGASDSGGVSLISEIEDQELVDAMLLDESRNGSRGGGGKLLNFSALLRRLGGAAAPDHRPTPESLRKRRERLKDL; this is encoded by the coding sequence GTGGATAGCCCTGTCCCAAGGGATGGCAGCCTTCCGCTTACAGAAACTGCCGCACAAACTTTGCCTGAAAGCCAGATCATCCTGGGCGAAGCGATCCCCGGAGAGGCGATAAACGCCCCCGCAAGCTCGTCATTATTTATAGTCCTCCGTATGGTCCTGGTCCTCGCCCTGGCGGCGGCGGCCATCTACGGGCTGGTCTTTTTCTTTAAACGCCTGTCCCGCCCTCCGGGGCAGAGCAACCCCTACCTAAAGGTCCTGGCCAACGCCCCCCTGGGCGCGGGCTCTCGTGTATCGGTAGTTTCCTTAGGCAGCAAGGCCTGGCTGGTGGGCGCTTCCGATAGCGGCGGCGTCTCCCTGATATCGGAAATTGAGGACCAGGAACTGGTGGACGCCATGCTCCTGGACGAGTCCCGCAACGGTTCCCGGGGTGGCGGCGGGAAGCTGCTGAATTTTTCCGCCCTCCTGCGCCGCCTGGGTGGGGCCGCCGCTCCGGATCACCGCCCCACCCCAGAAAGCCTGCGGAAACGGCGGGAAAGGCTGAAGGACCTATGA
- a CDS encoding flagellar basal body-associated FliL family protein: MAEDDDVLGDSGDAPEGGGGGGAKKPSGLGALLPNLLKFVAIGLGALIFIVTVTVITFNFMNKGGKPQTGVADAASPYIGKRPEYLYFNSIGTVRTRTKDVTSHSVVVDMAIGYDMNDKNAATELTTRLYELQDFVRNFFSSKYAEELSTEREARLKQEIIEALNTRVLNSSKAKNIVFKQLDVMEL; this comes from the coding sequence ATGGCAGAAGATGATGATGTCTTAGGCGATAGCGGCGACGCACCGGAAGGCGGCGGCGGCGGGGGTGCGAAAAAGCCGAGCGGCTTGGGCGCATTGCTGCCGAATCTCCTTAAATTTGTGGCAATCGGCCTTGGGGCCTTGATTTTTATTGTAACCGTCACGGTCATTACCTTTAATTTTATGAACAAGGGGGGCAAACCCCAGACCGGAGTGGCCGATGCCGCTTCTCCCTACATAGGGAAGCGGCCGGAGTACCTGTATTTCAATTCCATCGGTACTGTGCGGACCCGGACCAAGGATGTTACCTCCCATTCGGTGGTGGTTGATATGGCCATCGGCTATGATATGAACGATAAAAACGCCGCCACCGAGCTGACCACCCGGCTCTATGAACTCCAGGATTTTGTGCGGAATTTTTTCAGTTCCAAGTACGCCGAGGAGCTTTCCACGGAGCGGGAAGCCCGGTTGAAACAGGAAATAATTGAAGCCCTGAACACCAGGGTCCTGAATTCATCCAAAGCAAAGAATATAGTCTTTAAACAGTTGGATGTGATGGAATTATGA
- the fliR gene encoding flagellar biosynthetic protein FliR yields the protein MIETQYLNEIMAAAPVFLLIAARALAMIETAPLLSSDAIPQVAKIALAGFAAFSAFPTALSAGWNVSPFGMYFVLLLIGEAIVGIIIGFYLTLIFAAFSTAGQFFSLQMGFGASETFDPLAQIENPLMGQYLNLVAMLVFLSIGGFRELFLGGFWASIRSISAMSLVTGREAVVQMLLSGLSRLFLDAIIISMPILGTLFLVSLSTGLISKAAPQINILTEGFPISITVAFVLIMATMPFMVEAFARVVDAGFQNIEALYGRIGVRIGGGS from the coding sequence GTGATTGAGACACAGTATCTCAACGAGATTATGGCGGCGGCGCCGGTTTTTCTCCTGATTGCAGCCAGGGCTCTGGCTATGATCGAGACTGCGCCCCTCCTGTCCTCGGATGCCATACCCCAGGTCGCCAAAATTGCCCTGGCAGGGTTTGCGGCCTTCTCGGCGTTTCCCACGGCCCTGAGTGCGGGCTGGAATGTTTCGCCCTTTGGCATGTACTTTGTGCTGCTCCTCATCGGGGAGGCCATCGTGGGGATAATCATAGGGTTTTACCTCACCCTGATCTTCGCCGCCTTCTCCACGGCAGGACAGTTTTTCTCCCTCCAGATGGGCTTCGGGGCATCTGAAACCTTTGACCCCCTTGCTCAAATTGAAAACCCCCTGATGGGCCAGTACCTGAACCTGGTGGCCATGCTGGTATTCCTTTCCATAGGCGGCTTCCGGGAACTGTTCCTGGGGGGCTTCTGGGCTTCCATCAGGTCCATCAGCGCCATGTCCCTGGTTACAGGCCGGGAGGCGGTGGTACAAATGCTGCTCTCCGGGCTTTCCCGGCTTTTCCTGGACGCCATCATCATCAGTATGCCCATACTGGGAACCCTGTTCCTGGTTTCCCTGTCCACAGGGCTCATCTCCAAAGCGGCCCCCCAGATCAATATCCTTACTGAGGGCTTTCCCATTTCCATCACCGTAGCCTTTGTGTTGATCATGGCAACCATGCCCTTCATGGTGGAAGCTTTTGCCCGGGTAGTGGACGCAGGCTTTCAGAATATAGAAGCCCTCTACGGGCGTATTGGGGTACGAATCGGGGGCGGGTCATGA
- the motB gene encoding flagellar motor protein MotB: MAKKKKPDAGGAGGEWIVTYSDMVTLMLCFFVALFNPDESTPSTLEALISAFNNIGIGANIGGNTLSVGKSADLGNTIASLPAMEKGQSLGTALKKAVSLFNPEVKSNKVKVTHDERGLVISLASDAFFNPASARINVEQTRDILLRLGTLLASDEIRGRKFRIEGHTDDTPVDPDGPWESNWELSTRRSISVLHYLTDIGVAENRFQVAGFANTMPVASNDTAEGRAYNRRVDVIILDDGHL; this comes from the coding sequence ATGGCAAAAAAAAAGAAGCCTGATGCGGGCGGGGCGGGGGGCGAGTGGATCGTAACCTATTCGGACATGGTTACTTTGATGCTCTGTTTCTTTGTCGCCCTGTTCAACCCCGACGAATCTACCCCTTCCACCCTGGAAGCCCTGATTTCGGCCTTTAACAATATAGGCATCGGGGCAAATATCGGGGGCAATACCCTGTCGGTGGGAAAAAGCGCAGACTTGGGAAATACCATCGCTTCATTGCCCGCCATGGAAAAGGGCCAGAGTCTGGGCACGGCTCTGAAAAAGGCGGTAAGCCTCTTTAACCCGGAAGTGAAGTCTAACAAGGTTAAGGTTACCCACGACGAACGGGGACTGGTCATAAGCCTGGCCTCGGACGCCTTCTTTAACCCTGCCAGCGCCCGGATCAATGTGGAACAGACCCGGGATATACTGCTCCGGCTGGGAACTCTCCTGGCCTCCGACGAGATTAGGGGGCGGAAATTCCGCATAGAGGGGCATACTGACGACACCCCGGTGGACCCCGACGGCCCCTGGGAGTCGAACTGGGAACTTTCCACCCGCCGATCTATCAGCGTTCTCCATTATTTAACCGATATTGGAGTAGCTGAAAACCGGTTCCAGGTGGCGGGTTTTGCCAATACCATGCCCGTGGCTTCCAACGATACCGCCGAAGGCAGGGCCTATAACCGGCGGGTGGATGTCATCATCCTGGATGACGGCCATTTATGA
- the fliM gene encoding flagellar motor switch protein FliM: MTEVLSQDEIDQLLTAINAGDTEPEVFKPAADTRKIKIYDFKRPDKFSKEQIRTVSIMHETFARLTTTALSAQLRAMVHVHVASVDQLTYEEFIRSIPTPTTLAVINMDPLKGNAILEIDPAITFSIIERLFGGPGEGTKSQHELTDIESAVMEGIVVRILGNMREAWAQVIDLRPRLGQIDTNPQFAQIVPPTEMVVLVTLETKIGEVEGMMNFCIPYLTIEPIIGKLSTQFWFSSVHRGTTPENLNLLKEKLANVDVSVIAEIGSIQVPIRDVLGLRAGDVVRLNNVRAGDAFSLNIGNKTKFLCRPGIIGKKVAVQIIKKTEELEKEEFEELTAEGEEAL; encoded by the coding sequence GTGACAGAAGTTCTGTCCCAGGATGAAATAGATCAGTTACTCACCGCAATCAACGCCGGGGATACGGAGCCTGAGGTTTTTAAACCCGCCGCAGACACCCGGAAGATCAAAATTTACGACTTCAAGCGGCCTGATAAATTTTCCAAGGAACAGATCCGGACAGTCTCCATTATGCACGAAACCTTTGCCCGGCTTACCACTACCGCCCTGTCCGCCCAGCTCAGGGCCATGGTGCACGTCCATGTGGCCTCGGTGGACCAGCTGACCTACGAGGAATTTATCCGCTCCATCCCCACCCCCACCACCCTGGCGGTTATCAACATGGACCCCTTAAAGGGGAACGCCATCCTGGAAATAGACCCGGCCATCACCTTTTCTATCATTGAGCGCCTCTTCGGCGGCCCCGGGGAGGGAACCAAGTCCCAGCACGAACTCACGGACATTGAATCTGCGGTTATGGAAGGGATCGTGGTCCGCATCCTGGGGAATATGCGGGAAGCCTGGGCCCAGGTGATTGACCTCAGGCCCCGGCTGGGGCAGATCGATACCAACCCCCAGTTTGCCCAAATCGTACCCCCCACAGAAATGGTGGTCCTGGTCACCCTGGAAACCAAAATCGGGGAGGTGGAGGGGATGATGAACTTTTGTATCCCCTACCTGACCATAGAGCCCATCATCGGAAAACTATCGACCCAGTTCTGGTTTTCTTCGGTACACCGGGGCACCACCCCGGAAAACCTCAATTTGCTTAAGGAGAAGCTTGCAAACGTCGATGTTAGTGTTATAGCGGAAATCGGCAGCATACAGGTTCCCATACGGGATGTGCTTGGCCTGCGGGCCGGGGATGTGGTCCGGCTCAACAATGTCAGAGCCGGGGATGCTTTTTCCCTCAATATCGGCAATAAAACGAAATTTTTATGCCGGCCCGGTATAATCGGGAAGAAGGTTGCGGTGCAGATCATCAAAAAAACAGAAGAACTTGAAAAAGAAGAATTTGAAGAACTTACGGCGGAAGGGGAGGAAGCATTATGA
- the fliP gene encoding flagellar type III secretion system pore protein FliP (The bacterial flagellar biogenesis protein FliP forms a type III secretion system (T3SS)-type pore required for flagellar assembly.) encodes MRRPVALAGAVILLALFAPPRAAAQTSPFPFPDLSTPGTMGIPSAPSDPVIPFIDLTVRNPETGREVAFSLQLLLLLTALSLAPSVIILMTSFLRISIVLDFIKRALSLQQSPPNQVILGISLFLTVFIMWPTIDEIYQNSFQPLQEGTISVQEAYRGAEAPLRLFMYRQMQGNPGNIRLFMSMRGLDRPETLADVPTYVLIPAFILNELTVAFKIGILLFIPFIVIDMVVASALMSMGMIMLPPVMISMPFKLILFILVDGWGLLTDQIVRSFL; translated from the coding sequence ATGAGGCGTCCCGTTGCCCTGGCAGGGGCAGTAATCCTGCTGGCTTTGTTTGCCCCTCCCCGGGCTGCGGCTCAAACTTCGCCCTTCCCGTTTCCGGATCTGTCCACCCCGGGTACTATGGGGATCCCCTCGGCGCCCTCGGACCCGGTGATACCCTTTATCGATTTGACGGTCCGCAACCCTGAAACAGGCCGGGAGGTTGCCTTTTCCCTCCAGTTACTATTGCTCCTCACGGCCCTCTCCCTGGCCCCCAGCGTTATTATCCTGATGACCAGTTTTCTGCGCATCTCCATTGTGCTGGACTTTATCAAACGCGCCTTGTCCCTCCAGCAGTCCCCTCCTAACCAGGTGATTTTGGGAATCTCCCTGTTCCTGACCGTTTTTATCATGTGGCCCACCATAGATGAGATATACCAAAATTCCTTCCAGCCCCTCCAGGAAGGAACCATCTCGGTGCAGGAAGCCTACCGTGGGGCCGAGGCGCCTTTGCGGCTTTTTATGTACCGCCAGATGCAGGGCAACCCGGGCAATATACGGCTCTTCATGTCCATGCGGGGTCTGGATCGGCCTGAAACCCTGGCGGATGTGCCCACCTATGTGCTGATCCCCGCCTTTATTTTGAACGAGCTAACCGTTGCCTTTAAGATAGGCATTTTGTTGTTTATACCCTTTATCGTGATCGATATGGTGGTGGCCAGCGCCCTCATGTCCATGGGCATGATCATGCTGCCCCCGGTGATGATTTCCATGCCCTTCAAGCTGATCCTCTTTATTTTGGTGGATGGCTGGGGGCTTTTGACGGACCAGATAGTCCGTTCCTTTTTGTAA
- the fliN gene encoding flagellar motor switch protein FliN yields the protein MSDGALSQDEIDALLSGVDSSGPGDIPGNGNGDAESKALQGYLSGTVDAQSSNLSTMTGATVSLKGPTVSASTRDSLVEKLPDMVTAVKADFSGGFPGEHVFLFSEDAAKAIAALMNKEENIELDEMAMSVIGEMVGTLVGTQITTLTGKTGNKSIANVAPEAANVPKATAALPAGEFQVADYQLDLGDGKAYQVWEVYGPQVSADITRALSGPPPAAPGAASQAARPANGGSAMGGMFGGAAMGGGGMGAMMGSPTNVQSVQFPNLMPSPTAQEQGNIGLIMDVYMEMTVELGRTRKLIKEILGMGEGTIIELDKLAGEPVDILVNHKLIAKGEVVVIDENFGVRVTEIVSPMERMSELS from the coding sequence ATGAGCGATGGCGCTCTTTCACAGGATGAGATAGATGCACTGTTGTCGGGAGTAGATTCCTCCGGTCCTGGAGACATCCCGGGCAATGGTAACGGCGATGCGGAGTCAAAGGCCCTCCAGGGCTACCTTTCGGGTACCGTGGATGCCCAGTCTTCCAACCTTTCCACCATGACAGGCGCTACGGTTTCCCTTAAGGGGCCTACAGTAAGCGCTTCCACCCGGGATTCTCTGGTAGAAAAGCTCCCGGATATGGTTACTGCGGTTAAGGCGGATTTCAGCGGCGGGTTCCCGGGGGAACATGTTTTCCTCTTTTCTGAGGATGCCGCCAAGGCAATAGCCGCCCTGATGAACAAAGAAGAAAACATCGAACTGGACGAAATGGCCATGTCCGTGATCGGGGAAATGGTGGGCACCCTGGTGGGTACTCAGATCACCACCCTGACCGGAAAAACAGGTAATAAGTCTATCGCCAATGTGGCCCCCGAAGCAGCCAATGTCCCCAAGGCCACAGCAGCCCTGCCGGCAGGGGAGTTCCAGGTCGCCGACTACCAGCTTGATCTGGGGGACGGCAAGGCCTACCAGGTTTGGGAAGTCTACGGCCCCCAGGTGTCGGCGGATATAACCCGGGCTCTGAGCGGGCCTCCGCCTGCTGCACCCGGCGCGGCCTCCCAGGCAGCCCGGCCGGCCAACGGTGGGTCTGCTATGGGGGGTATGTTTGGAGGAGCAGCCATGGGCGGCGGCGGCATGGGCGCCATGATGGGATCCCCCACCAATGTGCAGTCCGTACAATTCCCCAACCTTATGCCCAGCCCCACAGCCCAGGAGCAGGGAAATATCGGCCTGATCATGGACGTGTACATGGAAATGACCGTCGAATTGGGCCGTACCCGGAAGCTCATCAAGGAAATTCTCGGCATGGGGGAGGGCACTATCATTGAATTAGACAAACTTGCCGGTGAGCCTGTGGACATTCTGGTCAATCATAAGCTCATAGCCAAGGGAGAAGTGGTAGTAATTGATGAAAATTTTGGTGTCCGGGTCACAGAAATTGTTTCTCCTATGGAAAGAATGAGTGAACTGAGCTAG